Proteins from one Prevotella sp. E2-28 genomic window:
- a CDS encoding AbgT family transporter yields MKRLFGRFLLLLLLSELLLVLLSWLLSATQTEGVRTLLSSEGIRWFIGQFTQMLLKPQLIWLLLIAMAGGCVWHSCLFRPSQASFHRKFALRLSAVIFALQILVVVLLVSTPQAVLLSATGSLWPSPFSRALVPLVALITINTSVCYGLLSRTFTSVTDIYESIRYGLSQSLPFLVLYFFLVIIYESLCYIFV; encoded by the coding sequence ATGAAGAGACTCTTTGGCCGATTCCTCCTTCTGCTCCTGCTCTCAGAGCTGTTGCTAGTGCTGCTGTCGTGGTTGCTCTCAGCCACGCAGACCGAGGGCGTGCGCACCCTGCTTTCCAGCGAGGGCATCCGTTGGTTCATAGGCCAGTTCACCCAGATGCTGCTCAAACCCCAGCTCATCTGGCTGTTGCTCATCGCAATGGCTGGCGGCTGTGTGTGGCATAGCTGTCTCTTCCGCCCCTCTCAGGCCTCCTTCCATCGTAAGTTTGCCCTGCGCCTCTCAGCTGTTATCTTCGCCCTTCAGATATTGGTTGTGGTGCTCCTGGTGTCCACCCCTCAGGCCGTGCTGCTCTCTGCCACCGGTTCCCTTTGGCCCTCGCCCTTCAGTCGTGCCCTGGTGCCCTTGGTAGCCCTGATCACCATCAACACCTCCGTCTGCTACGGTCTCCTGTCGCGCACGTTCACTTCCGTTACCGACATCTACGAGTCAATAAGATACGGACTATCTCAATCCCTTCCCTTCCTGGTCCTCTACTTCTTCCTCGTCATCATCTACGAATCCCTCTGCTACATCTTCGTATAA
- a CDS encoding DUF5932 domain-containing protein has product MENFKVIIVEDVPLELKGTVGIVKNDIPEAEIIGTAENEAAYWRLIKQQVPDLVLLDLGLGGSTTVGVELCRQTKEMHPQVRVLIFTGEILNEKLWVDVLDAGADGIILKTGELLTRNDVMAVMNGKQLVFNQPILQKIVERFKRSVGSELMKQEAMVNYEIDEYDERMLRHLALGYTKDQIAQLRGMPFGVKSLEKRQNELIQKLFPDGHGVNATRLVVRALELRIIDIDNLEADED; this is encoded by the coding sequence ATGGAAAACTTCAAAGTCATCATCGTAGAAGACGTACCCCTGGAACTGAAGGGTACCGTAGGTATTGTGAAGAACGACATACCCGAAGCCGAGATTATCGGTACTGCCGAGAATGAGGCCGCCTATTGGCGCTTAATCAAACAGCAGGTGCCCGACCTCGTGCTGCTCGACCTCGGACTAGGCGGCTCCACCACCGTTGGCGTGGAGCTCTGTCGTCAGACCAAGGAGATGCATCCGCAGGTGCGCGTGCTGATTTTCACTGGCGAGATTCTCAACGAGAAGCTGTGGGTCGATGTGCTCGATGCAGGTGCCGACGGTATCATTCTGAAGACTGGCGAGCTCCTCACGCGTAATGATGTGATGGCCGTGATGAATGGCAAGCAACTGGTGTTCAATCAGCCCATCCTTCAGAAAATCGTAGAGCGCTTCAAGCGTAGCGTAGGCTCAGAACTGATGAAGCAGGAGGCAATGGTCAACTACGAGATCGACGAGTACGACGAGCGTATGCTTCGCCACTTGGCCTTGGGCTATACCAAAGACCAGATTGCCCAGCTGCGCGGAATGCCCTTTGGCGTGAAGAGTCTGGAGAAGCGCCAGAACGAGCTCATACAAAAGCTCTTCCCCGATGGTCACGGCGTCAATGCCACCCGTCTCGTTGTTCGTGCCCTTGAGCTCCGTATCATTGATATCGATAACCTCGAGGCCGACGAAGATTAG